A window of Selenomonas ruminantium subsp. lactilytica TAM6421 contains these coding sequences:
- a CDS encoding methylmalonyl-CoA mutase family protein has translation MSNETGGELDLQAILKKAEQQTDFPDVPLDEFTPPTYEEWKEACIALLKGAPFEKKMYTKTYEGITFDPMYFRKDTEDILPKNSFPGMDDFLRGAQPSGYLGKPWGIAQACDETMPAENNELLRHEQEKGSTIYHIKLDSASLKAQDVRKAAAPGDEGVSVTTLDDMHTLLNGLKLDKYPLYLYAGESALPMLSLFAGALKASGQDLKQIRGIVGADPLGELAAGGKNSKDTASLYDEMARCAKWAIAHAPGLKTVFVRSDVYSRGGANDVQESAYTLATAVAYLRAMLERGLSIEEAAGQIMFGFSMGANFFLQIAKLRALRPLWSQIVEAFGGSKEAQRMHIHARPALFFKTVYDPYVNMLRNTTEIFSGVVGGVDSFESSPFDEPIRKGDEFSRRIARNVQIILQEEFGLLQPIDPAGGSWAVETLTKQMKEKIWAEFQVIEGKGGILKALQEGYPQSEIAGVLAARFKASETRKDRIVGNNMYPNMTETLLDPRPEDMAENKKQRTAQVEEYLADIDEAFKLEMLTALKAGKDEGELAIAAALAGATTEEIAGALAGGVSEEVASIAPHRWSERFEALRKLTEDYKAEHHDNVKIFLANMGPIPQHKARADFTTGFLQVGAFEVLTNNGFPTVEEAAQAAKESGADAVVICSTDATYPEIVPELAPKLHEVLPNATVFLAGAAPKDLLETYNEAGIDEYISVKANCYKILQLLQQKKGMIA, from the coding sequence ATGAGTAACGAAACCGGTGGCGAGCTGGATCTGCAGGCTATCTTGAAGAAAGCCGAGCAGCAGACAGACTTTCCCGATGTGCCTTTGGACGAGTTTACCCCGCCCACTTATGAGGAGTGGAAGGAAGCCTGTATCGCCCTCTTGAAGGGAGCGCCCTTTGAGAAGAAAATGTACACCAAAACCTATGAGGGCATTACCTTTGATCCCATGTATTTCCGCAAGGATACCGAAGACATCCTGCCGAAGAATTCCTTCCCGGGTATGGACGATTTCCTGCGTGGTGCCCAGCCCAGCGGATATCTGGGAAAACCCTGGGGGATAGCGCAGGCCTGTGATGAAACCATGCCCGCAGAAAACAATGAGCTGCTGCGCCACGAGCAGGAGAAAGGCTCCACCATCTACCATATCAAGCTGGACAGTGCCAGCCTGAAGGCGCAGGATGTGCGCAAGGCAGCTGCCCCCGGGGACGAGGGCGTGTCGGTGACCACCCTGGATGATATGCACACCTTGCTCAATGGCCTGAAACTCGATAAATATCCTCTTTACCTCTATGCTGGGGAATCGGCGCTGCCGATGCTTTCCCTGTTTGCCGGGGCTTTGAAGGCCTCTGGTCAGGATCTAAAGCAGATCCGGGGCATCGTCGGGGCTGATCCCTTAGGGGAATTGGCTGCTGGCGGCAAGAATAGCAAAGATACGGCGAGCCTTTACGATGAAATGGCCCGCTGTGCCAAATGGGCCATTGCCCATGCTCCGGGGCTCAAGACTGTGTTCGTGCGCAGTGATGTCTACAGCCGGGGCGGTGCCAACGACGTGCAGGAGTCGGCTTATACCCTGGCCACGGCCGTAGCCTATCTGCGGGCCATGCTGGAACGGGGGCTCTCCATTGAAGAAGCTGCCGGGCAGATCATGTTCGGTTTCTCCATGGGGGCCAACTTCTTCCTGCAGATTGCCAAGCTCCGTGCCCTGCGTCCGCTCTGGTCGCAGATCGTGGAGGCCTTTGGTGGCAGCAAGGAAGCCCAGCGCATGCATATCCATGCCCGTCCGGCCTTGTTCTTCAAGACCGTCTATGATCCCTATGTCAATATGCTTCGGAATACCACGGAAATCTTCTCCGGTGTCGTGGGCGGTGTGGATTCCTTTGAGAGCTCGCCCTTTGATGAGCCCATCCGCAAAGGCGACGAATTCTCCCGCCGCATTGCCCGGAATGTGCAGATCATCCTGCAGGAGGAATTCGGCCTGCTACAGCCCATCGATCCCGCAGGCGGTTCCTGGGCTGTGGAGACTTTGACCAAGCAGATGAAGGAAAAGATCTGGGCTGAGTTCCAGGTCATCGAGGGCAAGGGCGGCATCCTGAAAGCCTTGCAGGAAGGGTATCCGCAAAGTGAGATTGCGGGCGTTCTGGCGGCCCGTTTCAAGGCTTCGGAAACCCGCAAGGACAGGATCGTAGGCAACAATATGTATCCGAATATGACGGAAACCCTGCTGGATCCGCGTCCCGAAGATATGGCTGAGAATAAGAAACAGCGCACGGCTCAGGTAGAGGAATATCTGGCTGATATTGATGAAGCCTTCAAGCTTGAAATGCTGACAGCCCTGAAGGCTGGCAAGGACGAAGGGGAACTGGCCATTGCTGCGGCTCTGGCTGGCGCCACTACGGAAGAGATTGCCGGTGCTCTGGCTGGCGGAGTGAGCGAAGAAGTCGCGTCCATTGCCCCCCATCGCTGGAGCGAGCGCTTTGAAGCCCTGCGGAAGCTGACGGAGGATTACAAGGCAGAACATCACGACAATGTCAAGATCTTCCTGGCCAATATGGGGCCCATCCCACAGCACAAGGCCAGAGCGGATTTCACCACGGGCTTCCTGCAGGTAGGTGCCTTTGAGGTGCTGACCAATAACGGCTTCCCCACGGTGGAGGAAGCAGCCCAGGCAGCCAAGGAATCCGGGGCGGATGCCGTGGTTATCTGCTCCACGGATGCGACTTATCCCGAAATCGTGCCGGAGCTGGCACCGAAACTTCATGAGGTCCTGCCCAATGCCACGGTATTCTTGGCCGGAGCGGCACCGAAAGACCTGCTTGAAACCTACAATGAAGCGGGCATTGATGAGTATATCTCCGTCAAGGCCAACTGCTATAAGATCCTGCAGCTCCTGCAGCAGAAGAAAGGGATGATTGCATAA
- the scpA gene encoding methylmalonyl-CoA mutase, translating to MGSFTNPDFTNMSLREPTGADVKEWEKLFSAQAGADFDAYTRRTMEHIPVKPLYNHDEYDHMNHLDFASGIPPCLRGPYSTMYVFRPWTVRQYAGFSTAEESNAFYRRNLAAGQKGLSIAFDLPTHRGYDADNPRVVGDVGKAGVSVCSMLDMNILFSGIPLDQMSVSMTMNGAVLPILAFFIQSGVEQGVDKKIMAGTIQNDILKEFMVRNTYIYPPEMSMRIIGDIFEYTTKYMPKFNSISISGYHMQEAGAPADIELGYTLADGLEYIRTGINAGLPVDAFAKRLSFFWAIGKNYFMEVAKMRAARVLWAKIVKSFGAQEPKSMALRTHCQTSGWSLTAQDPFNNISRTAMEAMGAALGHTQSLHTNALDEAIALPTDFSARIARNTQLYIQDETKVCKIIDPWGGSYYVEALTNEIIRRAWAHIQEVEALGGMAKAISTGLPKMRIEEAAARRQAQIDSGNETIVGLNKYRLEKEDPLEILAIDNTAVRNAQVERLEKLRRERNEDDVRRALEAITKAADSRDNGNLLECAVEAARVRASLGEISDAVEKVSGRYQAVIHTISGVYSSEFTDKTELDKARAMADEFEELTGRRPRIFVAKMGQDGHDRGQKVIASSFADMGWDVDVGPLFQTPEETAQDAVDNDVHMVGFSSLAAGHNTLLPQLVDELKKLGREDIMVCIGGVIPVQDYDNLYKHGAVAIFAPGTNIPEAGIKLLNLLLDRAKEELAEE from the coding sequence ATGGGAAGCTTTACGAACCCTGACTTTACCAATATGAGCCTGCGGGAACCTACGGGGGCTGATGTCAAAGAGTGGGAAAAACTCTTCAGCGCACAGGCCGGTGCAGATTTCGACGCTTATACCCGCCGCACCATGGAACACATTCCGGTAAAGCCTTTATATAACCATGACGAATATGACCATATGAACCATCTGGATTTTGCCAGCGGCATTCCGCCCTGCCTGCGCGGGCCGTACTCCACCATGTACGTCTTCCGTCCCTGGACCGTGCGTCAGTACGCCGGTTTCTCCACGGCAGAGGAATCCAACGCATTCTATCGGCGCAATCTGGCAGCCGGTCAGAAAGGTCTGTCCATTGCCTTTGACCTGCCGACGCACCGCGGCTACGATGCGGATAACCCCCGTGTTGTAGGTGATGTGGGTAAGGCTGGCGTATCCGTGTGCTCCATGCTGGATATGAATATCCTGTTCTCGGGGATTCCTCTCGATCAGATGTCCGTATCCATGACCATGAACGGCGCCGTGCTGCCGATTCTGGCCTTCTTTATCCAGTCCGGCGTGGAGCAGGGTGTGGATAAGAAGATCATGGCGGGCACCATCCAGAACGATATCCTGAAAGAGTTCATGGTGCGTAACACCTATATCTATCCGCCGGAAATGTCCATGCGCATCATCGGTGATATCTTCGAATACACCACGAAATACATGCCGAAGTTCAACAGCATCTCAATTTCCGGTTACCATATGCAGGAGGCCGGTGCTCCGGCCGATATCGAGCTGGGCTATACCCTGGCAGATGGTCTGGAATACATCCGCACGGGTATCAATGCCGGCCTGCCGGTGGATGCCTTTGCCAAGCGTCTGTCCTTCTTCTGGGCCATCGGCAAGAACTACTTCATGGAAGTGGCCAAGATGCGGGCGGCGCGCGTGCTCTGGGCGAAGATCGTCAAATCCTTTGGCGCTCAGGAACCCAAGTCCATGGCACTTCGTACCCATTGTCAGACTTCGGGTTGGTCCCTTACGGCACAGGATCCCTTCAACAATATCTCCCGCACGGCTATGGAGGCCATGGGCGCGGCCCTGGGCCATACCCAGTCCCTGCATACCAATGCCCTGGACGAGGCCATTGCCCTGCCGACGGACTTCTCGGCCCGCATTGCCCGCAATACGCAGCTCTATATCCAGGACGAGACCAAGGTCTGCAAGATCATCGATCCCTGGGGCGGCTCCTATTATGTGGAGGCCCTTACCAACGAGATCATTCGCCGTGCCTGGGCCCATATTCAGGAAGTCGAGGCCTTGGGCGGCATGGCCAAGGCTATCTCCACGGGTTTGCCCAAGATGCGTATCGAGGAAGCGGCAGCCCGCCGTCAGGCTCAGATCGACTCGGGCAACGAGACCATTGTGGGCTTGAACAAATACCGGCTGGAGAAGGAAGATCCCCTGGAGATCCTGGCCATCGACAATACTGCCGTGCGCAATGCCCAGGTGGAACGCCTCGAAAAACTGCGGCGTGAACGCAATGAGGACGATGTGCGCCGGGCCCTTGAGGCCATCACGAAAGCAGCCGATAGCCGTGATAACGGCAATCTGCTGGAATGCGCTGTGGAAGCTGCTCGGGTGCGTGCGTCTTTGGGCGAGATTTCCGACGCAGTGGAAAAGGTTTCTGGCCGCTATCAGGCGGTTATTCATACCATTTCGGGAGTCTATTCTTCCGAGTTCACAGACAAGACCGAGCTGGATAAAGCCCGGGCTATGGCCGACGAGTTCGAAGAACTCACAGGCCGCCGTCCCCGCATCTTTGTAGCCAAGATGGGACAGGACGGTCACGACCGCGGTCAGAAAGTTATTGCTTCGTCCTTCGCCGATATGGGCTGGGACGTTGATGTGGGCCCGCTGTTCCAGACACCGGAGGAAACGGCACAGGATGCTGTGGATAACGATGTGCATATGGTGGGCTTCAGTTCACTGGCGGCGGGGCATAACACCCTCCTGCCCCAGCTGGTGGATGAACTCAAAAAACTGGGCCGTGAGGATATCATGGTCTGCATCGGCGGTGTCATCCCCGTGCAGGATTATGACAACCTCTATAAACACGGCGCAGTAGCTATCTTTGCCCCAGGAACCAATATTCCTGAGGCTGGTATAAAGCTTTTGAACCTGCTGCTTGACCGGGCGAAAGAAGAACTGGCCGAGGAGTAA
- the meaB gene encoding methylmalonyl Co-A mutase-associated GTPase MeaB, producing the protein MEQKYTTSKPSWVPEEKNDKFACSVMGGIEGIKDTTVGNINPALQSGKMKPKRRLVMSEDDYVEGVLNGDRMTLSRAITLIESNSPRHFAKAQRVLQRLLPHTGKALRIGITGVPGAGKSTMIEAFGNMLCDAGHRVAVLTVDPTSSVTKGSILGDKTRMGTLSRRREAFIRPSPAGGTLGGVARKSRETMLMCEAAGYDVIIIETVGVGQSETTVRSMVDFFLLVVLTGAGDELQGIKKGIMELADAIVVNKADGDNLVKAQVSRGQYERMLEYIRPATPGWPTHAYMCSAVEKTGLRELWEVIKGFRDNTQKSGIWSKRRDGQLLDWMHSMIDEHLHNLFFEDPVITGRMPEVREAVLDGTISPTQAVAELVKLFDVERAARRQVDIFHPEQEKG; encoded by the coding sequence ATGGAACAGAAATACACAACAAGCAAGCCCAGCTGGGTGCCGGAGGAGAAGAACGATAAGTTCGCCTGCTCGGTGATGGGCGGCATTGAGGGAATCAAGGACACTACCGTGGGCAATATCAATCCTGCTCTGCAGAGCGGGAAGATGAAGCCGAAAAGACGGCTCGTCATGTCCGAGGATGACTATGTGGAAGGGGTCTTAAATGGGGATAGGATGACCCTTTCCCGGGCCATCACCTTGATTGAAAGCAACAGCCCCCGTCACTTTGCCAAGGCCCAGCGGGTGCTGCAGCGGCTTCTGCCTCATACGGGAAAAGCCCTGCGCATTGGTATTACGGGCGTGCCCGGAGCCGGGAAAAGCACCATGATCGAGGCCTTTGGCAATATGCTTTGCGATGCAGGGCATCGCGTGGCGGTGTTGACTGTCGATCCCACAAGTTCCGTGACGAAAGGCTCTATACTGGGGGATAAGACTCGGATGGGGACCTTATCACGGCGGCGGGAAGCCTTTATCCGGCCTTCACCTGCGGGCGGCACATTGGGGGGCGTTGCTCGCAAGAGCCGGGAGACCATGCTGATGTGCGAGGCGGCAGGTTATGATGTCATCATCATCGAGACCGTCGGGGTGGGACAGTCAGAAACCACCGTGCGCTCGATGGTGGACTTCTTCCTGCTCGTGGTGCTCACGGGTGCCGGGGATGAATTGCAGGGAATCAAGAAGGGAATCATGGAACTGGCTGATGCTATTGTCGTAAACAAGGCGGATGGGGATAACCTTGTGAAGGCACAAGTATCGCGGGGGCAGTATGAGCGGATGCTCGAATACATCCGCCCGGCTACTCCCGGCTGGCCAACCCATGCCTATATGTGCTCGGCTGTGGAAAAGACCGGCCTCAGGGAACTTTGGGAAGTCATCAAGGGGTTCCGGGACAATACACAGAAGAGCGGTATCTGGAGCAAGCGCCGGGATGGGCAGCTGCTGGATTGGATGCACAGCATGATTGATGAGCATCTGCATAATCTGTTCTTTGAAGATCCCGTGATCACAGGCAGGATGCCGGAGGTGCGGGAAGCGGTGCTCGATGGCACTATATCGCCCACGCAGGCGGTGGCAGAGCTCGTGAAGCTCTTTGATGTGGAGCGGGCGGCCCGCCGGCAGGTGGATATCTTCCATCCGGAGCAGGAAAAGGGGTGA
- a CDS encoding peptide-methionine (S)-S-oxide reductase, translating to MYTKKIYFSGGDFHELQAVFRHVPGVISVCTGYINGEGEGDFAAIASGQVRAYMGVEVSYNPKKVDISKLMDLLFAVVNPYVPDGQGKARGEMYRAGVFYASAEDEPQVQLHMNFLANRGKAPTAGNVGLIVNDPNSNPKLARKLYALAEPIKSFQAAEAEHQDYLIRHPETETYIDFVKLRSYVKF from the coding sequence TTGTATACGAAGAAAATCTATTTTTCCGGCGGGGATTTCCATGAATTGCAGGCGGTCTTCCGTCATGTTCCGGGGGTGATATCTGTATGCACCGGCTATATCAATGGGGAAGGCGAAGGTGATTTTGCGGCTATAGCCAGCGGACAGGTCAGGGCTTATATGGGGGTGGAGGTAAGTTATAATCCCAAGAAGGTGGATATCTCCAAGCTGATGGACCTGCTCTTTGCCGTGGTGAATCCGTATGTTCCCGATGGTCAGGGGAAGGCCAGAGGGGAGATGTACCGGGCGGGCGTATTCTATGCGTCGGCCGAGGATGAACCACAGGTGCAGCTGCATATGAACTTCCTTGCCAACCGCGGCAAGGCGCCAACAGCGGGAAATGTGGGGCTGATTGTCAACGATCCCAACAGCAATCCCAAGCTGGCAAGAAAACTGTATGCATTGGCTGAGCCAATCAAGAGTTTTCAGGCAGCGGAAGCGGAACATCAGGATTATCTCATCCGCCATCCCGAAACAGAGACTTATATTGATTTTGTAAAATTACGGTCATATGTGAAATTTTGA